In Ectothiorhodospiraceae bacterium 2226, a single window of DNA contains:
- the polA gene encoding DNA polymerase I produces the protein MTQAQERRLVLVDGSSYLYRAFHALPPLTNSAGEPTGAIYGVTNMLRRLLADYDPLHVAVVFDAKGKTFRDDLFAEYKSHRPPMPDELAGQVDRLHEVVRGMGLPLLMVEGVEADDVIGTLAVEAAKLGMHTLVSTGDKDMAQLVNGHVTLVNTMTGTVLDRDGVVEKFGVPPECIIDYLALIGDTVDNIPGVPKVGPKTAVRWLQAYGTLDGVIAHADEIKGKVGENLRACLDQLPLSRQLATIRCDVPLEVGPAELVRQQPDREALRKLFMRLEFKTWLAELLEEGSGAAAPAAEAPPVQYETVLDEAALARWVERLRAAELFAIDTETTSLDYMQARLVGVSFAVTPGEAAYVPFGHTYMDAPDQLPMETVLAALRPLLEDPDRPKLGQGLKYDLSVFARHGIALRGIAYDTMLESYVLDSTATVHSLDALALKYLGHKTIAFEDVAGKGVKQLTFDQVPLEQAAPYAAEDADIALRLHQHLWPRLAGVPALQRLFEEIELPLVAVLSRMERRGVLVDAAALRVQSGELAERMAALEAEAHALAGEPFNLGSPKQIQDILFGRLGLPVIAKTPKGQPSTAENVLQELALDYPLPRILLEHRALAKLKSTYTDRLPEQVDPDTGRVHTSYHQAVAATGRLSSSEPNLQNIPVRTAEGRRIRQAFIAPPGHKLVAADYSQIELRIMAHLSGDEGLLQAFAAGEDIHTATAAEVFGLSREVVTPDQRRSAKAINFGLIYGMSAFGLARQLGITREAAQEYVTRYFARYPGVKAYMDRSRDTARELGYVETVFGRRLHIPEINSRNGQRRQYAERSAINAPMQGTAADIIKRAMIDVDRWLERGEVEARMIMQVHDELVFEVAEASVEALVSGVRERMAGAAELRVPLAVDVGVGDSWDEAH, from the coding sequence ATGACCCAAGCGCAGGAACGCCGGCTGGTGCTCGTGGACGGCTCGTCGTATCTCTACCGGGCCTTCCACGCCCTGCCGCCGCTGACCAACTCGGCGGGCGAGCCCACCGGCGCGATCTACGGCGTCACCAACATGCTGCGCCGCCTGCTGGCCGACTACGATCCGCTGCACGTGGCGGTGGTGTTCGACGCCAAGGGCAAGACCTTCCGCGACGACCTGTTCGCCGAGTACAAGTCGCACCGCCCCCCCATGCCCGACGAGCTCGCCGGCCAAGTGGACCGGCTGCACGAGGTCGTGCGTGGAATGGGGCTGCCGCTCTTGATGGTGGAGGGTGTGGAGGCCGACGATGTGATCGGCACGCTGGCGGTGGAGGCCGCCAAGCTCGGCATGCACACGCTGGTCTCGACCGGCGACAAGGACATGGCCCAGCTGGTGAACGGTCACGTGACGCTGGTGAACACCATGACCGGCACGGTGCTCGACCGCGACGGGGTGGTGGAGAAGTTCGGCGTGCCGCCCGAGTGCATCATCGACTACCTCGCCCTGATCGGCGACACGGTGGACAACATCCCCGGCGTGCCCAAGGTCGGGCCCAAGACCGCGGTGAGATGGCTGCAGGCCTACGGCACGCTGGATGGGGTGATCGCGCACGCCGACGAGATCAAGGGCAAGGTCGGCGAGAACCTGCGCGCCTGCCTCGACCAGCTGCCGCTGTCGCGCCAGCTCGCCACCATCCGCTGCGACGTGCCGCTGGAGGTGGGGCCGGCCGAGCTGGTGCGCCAGCAGCCCGATCGCGAGGCGCTGCGCAAGCTGTTCATGCGCCTGGAGTTCAAGACCTGGCTCGCCGAGCTGCTGGAGGAGGGTAGCGGCGCCGCGGCCCCGGCCGCCGAGGCGCCGCCGGTGCAGTACGAAACCGTGCTCGACGAGGCGGCGCTCGCGCGCTGGGTGGAGCGCCTGCGCGCGGCGGAGCTGTTCGCGATCGACACCGAGACCACCAGCCTGGACTACATGCAGGCGCGCCTGGTCGGCGTGTCGTTCGCCGTCACGCCCGGCGAGGCGGCCTACGTGCCGTTCGGTCACACCTATATGGATGCCCCCGACCAGCTGCCGATGGAGACGGTGCTGGCGGCGCTGCGCCCGTTGCTCGAAGACCCCGACCGGCCCAAGCTGGGCCAGGGGCTGAAGTACGACCTCAGCGTGTTCGCGCGCCACGGCATCGCGCTGCGCGGCATCGCCTACGACACCATGCTCGAGTCCTACGTGCTCGACAGCACCGCCACGGTGCACAGCCTGGACGCGCTCGCGCTCAAGTACCTGGGCCACAAGACCATCGCCTTCGAGGACGTGGCCGGCAAGGGGGTCAAGCAGCTCACGTTCGACCAGGTGCCGCTGGAGCAGGCCGCGCCCTACGCGGCCGAGGATGCCGACATCGCGCTGCGCCTGCACCAGCACCTGTGGCCGCGTTTGGCGGGCGTACCGGCGCTGCAGCGCCTGTTCGAGGAGATCGAGTTGCCGCTGGTGGCGGTGCTCTCGCGCATGGAGCGCCGCGGCGTGCTGGTGGACGCGGCGGCGCTGCGCGTGCAGAGCGGCGAGCTCGCCGAGCGCATGGCCGCCCTGGAGGCCGAGGCCCACGCCCTCGCGGGCGAGCCCTTCAACCTCGGTTCGCCCAAGCAGATCCAGGACATCCTGTTCGGCCGCCTCGGTCTGCCGGTGATCGCCAAGACGCCCAAGGGTCAGCCCTCCACCGCCGAGAACGTGCTGCAGGAGCTGGCGCTCGACTACCCGCTACCGCGCATCCTGCTCGAGCACCGCGCGCTGGCCAAGCTCAAGTCCACCTACACCGACCGCCTGCCCGAACAGGTCGACCCCGATACCGGCCGCGTCCACACCTCTTACCATCAAGCGGTGGCCGCCACCGGGCGGCTGTCCTCCTCCGAACCCAATCTGCAGAACATCCCGGTGCGCACCGCCGAGGGGCGGCGCATCCGTCAGGCCTTTATTGCCCCGCCGGGGCACAAGCTGGTGGCGGCCGATTACTCGCAGATCGAGCTGCGCATCATGGCGCACCTGTCGGGCGACGAGGGGCTGCTGCAGGCCTTCGCCGCGGGTGAGGACATCCACACCGCCACCGCCGCCGAGGTGTTCGGCCTGTCGCGCGAGGTCGTCACCCCCGACCAGCGGCGCAGCGCCAAGGCGATCAATTTCGGCCTGATCTACGGCATGTCCGCCTTCGGGCTGGCGCGCCAGCTCGGCATCACCCGTGAGGCGGCGCAGGAGTATGTGACCCGCTATTTCGCCCGCTATCCCGGCGTGAAGGCGTACATGGACCGCAGCCGCGACACCGCGCGGGAACTCGGCTATGTGGAGACGGTCTTTGGTAGGCGGCTGCACATACCCGAGATCAACTCGCGCAACGGCCAGCGTCGCCAGTATGCCGAGCGCAGCGCGATCAACGCGCCCATGCAGGGCACCGCAGCGGACATCATCAAGCGCGCCATGATCGACGTGGACCGCTGGCTGGAGCGGGGCGAGGTCGAGGCGCGCATGATCATGCAGGTGCATGACGAATTGGTGTTCGAGGTGGCCGAGGCCTCGGTGGAGGCGCTGGTGAGCGGGGTGCGCGAGCGCATGGCGGGCGCGGCCGAACTGCGTGTGCCGCTGGCGGTGGACGTCGGGGTCGGCGACAGCTGGGATGAGGCGCACTGA
- a CDS encoding YihA family ribosome biogenesis GTP-binding protein, whose amino-acid sequence MHSIYREAQFLLSAEAWAHLPPDEGAEVAFVGRSNAGKSSALNVLTRTGLARTSKTPGRTRQINFFTLDAERRLVDLPGYGYAKVPAPIRRRWQAFIEQYLTGRRCLRGLVVVMDARRPLTEQDVQLLEFAAHHGLGLHALLTKADKLSRGAAAATLQRVRAALPPGTQAQLFSALRREGLETLTARLDAWLAFPPSEERQQD is encoded by the coding sequence ATGCACTCTATATATCGCGAGGCTCAATTCCTTTTAAGCGCCGAGGCCTGGGCTCACCTGCCGCCGGACGAGGGCGCCGAGGTGGCCTTCGTCGGCCGCTCCAACGCCGGCAAGTCCAGCGCGCTGAACGTGTTGACGCGCACCGGGCTCGCGCGCACCAGCAAGACCCCGGGGCGTACGCGCCAGATCAACTTCTTCACCTTGGACGCCGAGCGCCGTCTGGTGGACCTGCCGGGCTACGGCTATGCCAAGGTGCCGGCACCGATACGCCGCCGCTGGCAGGCGTTCATCGAGCAATACCTCACCGGCCGTCGCTGCCTGCGGGGACTGGTGGTGGTGATGGACGCGCGCCGGCCGCTGACCGAGCAGGACGTGCAGCTGCTGGAGTTCGCCGCACATCACGGCCTTGGCTTGCACGCGCTGCTCACCAAGGCCGACAAGCTGAGCCGCGGCGCGGCTGCCGCCACCCTGCAGCGGGTACGCGCCGCGCTGCCGCCGGGTACGCAAGCGCAGCTGTTCTCGGCCTTGCGACGCGAGGGCTTGGAGACCTTGACCGCACGTTTGGACGCTTGGCTGGCTTTCCCGCCCTCCGAGGAGCGGCAGCAGGATTAG
- a CDS encoding cytochrome c5 family protein: MKTLMQAVGVCVLGAGMMAAVHADDVKAGEQVHQQACFACHGTGAAGAPRTGDKAAWAPRIEQGMDTLVKHAIEGFRGDKGFMPPKGGATHLSDEQVRNAVVYMVQASQ, encoded by the coding sequence ATGAAGACCTTGATGCAGGCTGTAGGCGTTTGTGTGCTCGGCGCGGGGATGATGGCTGCCGTTCACGCGGATGATGTGAAGGCGGGCGAGCAGGTGCACCAGCAGGCTTGCTTCGCGTGCCACGGCACGGGCGCCGCCGGCGCGCCGCGTACCGGAGACAAGGCCGCGTGGGCCCCGCGCATCGAGCAGGGGATGGACACGCTGGTCAAGCACGCCATCGAGGGTTTCCGGGGTGACAAAGGCTTCATGCCCCCCAAGGGTGGCGCCACTCACCTGAGCGACGAGCAGGTTCGCAACGCCGTGGTCTACATGGTGCAGGCGAGCCAGTAA
- a CDS encoding cytochrome c4, whose amino-acid sequence MKKTAIAALLMFGFSGASVAADVEAGRAIAQNCAACHGADGNSQNPEWPKLAAQHEGYLVKQLADFKGGARQDQLMSAQAQPLSEEDMRNVAAFYAQQRIQAETADQEVVALGERIYRGGNPASGVAACISCHGPGGAGNPAANFPRVAGQHAAYSAKTLRDFRENRRANDAGQMMRNIAARMTDEEIEAVSQYMAGLR is encoded by the coding sequence ATGAAAAAGACAGCTATCGCAGCCCTGCTGATGTTCGGCTTCTCGGGCGCTTCCGTGGCCGCGGATGTGGAAGCCGGCCGCGCGATCGCGCAAAACTGTGCCGCCTGCCACGGCGCCGACGGCAACAGCCAGAACCCGGAATGGCCGAAGCTGGCCGCTCAGCACGAAGGCTACCTCGTCAAGCAGCTCGCCGACTTCAAGGGGGGCGCGCGCCAGGATCAGCTGATGAGCGCCCAGGCGCAGCCGCTCTCCGAAGAGGATATGCGCAACGTGGCGGCCTTCTACGCCCAGCAGCGCATCCAGGCCGAAACCGCCGACCAGGAGGTCGTTGCGCTGGGTGAACGCATCTACCGCGGCGGTAATCCCGCCTCGGGCGTCGCGGCCTGCATCAGCTGCCACGGTCCCGGCGGCGCCGGCAACCCGGCGGCCAATTTCCCGCGCGTGGCGGGTCAGCATGCGGCATACTCTGCCAAGACGCTGCGCGACTTCCGCGAGAACCGTCGGGCCAACGATGCCGGGCAGATGATGCGCAACATCGCTGCTCGCATGACCGACGAGGAGATCGAGGCCGTTTCGCAGTACATGGCCGGCCTGCGGTAG
- a CDS encoding cytochrome c biogenesis protein ResB: MSSSISRPRKTTGKVLLEFLGSMNLAITLLVALAIASIIGTVLQQNLPYPEYVMQFGPYWFELFERLGLYDVYSAWWFMIILGFLLVSTSVCVYRNAPGMLREMRQFRTRTQERSLRALRNSHEWRGRGEPEAVVAAAREALTQDGYRVRSKAEPDRHLVAGMRGASNRLGYLFTHLAIVVICIGGLIDGNIGLKFKEMSGRLQVETRDILARDVPAESRLAAGESSAFRGNVTIPEGARAGLVFLNIRDGYVIQELPFDIEVKEFRIRRYPNGEPSSYESDLVIHDPQLDEPLHRTIKVNHPLIHRGYAIYQASFADGGSRVAMNVVPLSGTGEPAPIEGRVERDPIPLQTSAGQVRVELVDFQPLNVFPVQEGRGIQRDFVDFGPSVVFRLRDARGMAREYLNYVNPVEQDGRLFFLSGVRSEIPGDEFRYLHLPVGPDGTLDRFLSYRARLGNPAQVADIAEQHARSTIAAANMTDLSVLDNITASMTRLVGLFNSGGFDAVVNFVRETVPEERHEDVTNAYFKVLESILQAVYLDVLDDEGVDLRAGVPEAEAWFFEDAVNAITALSRYGADVYMQVTDYEHREATGLQIARAPGQNIVYFGSLMLIVGIFLMFYVAHRRVWLLVRRQGDGEVSVLLAGSDNRHQREFAREFERLRQRVDARLTDLVGPAEETTRNPGQPAPHTAPRTPERTE; this comes from the coding sequence ATGAGCAGTTCGATCTCGCGTCCGCGCAAAACAACCGGCAAGGTCCTTCTCGAGTTCCTCGGCTCCATGAACCTTGCCATCACGCTGCTGGTGGCGTTGGCCATTGCCTCCATCATCGGCACCGTTCTGCAGCAGAATCTGCCCTATCCCGAATACGTCATGCAGTTCGGCCCCTACTGGTTCGAGCTGTTCGAGCGTCTCGGCCTGTACGACGTGTACAGCGCCTGGTGGTTCATGATCATCCTGGGCTTCCTGTTGGTCTCCACCAGCGTCTGCGTCTACCGCAACGCGCCCGGCATGCTGCGCGAGATGCGCCAGTTCCGCACGCGCACCCAGGAGCGCTCGCTGCGCGCGCTGCGCAACTCCCACGAATGGCGGGGGCGCGGCGAACCGGAGGCGGTGGTGGCCGCCGCGCGCGAGGCGCTCACGCAGGATGGCTACCGTGTGCGCAGCAAGGCCGAACCCGACCGCCACCTGGTGGCCGGCATGCGCGGCGCGAGCAACCGCCTGGGTTACCTCTTCACCCACCTTGCCATCGTGGTGATCTGTATCGGCGGCCTGATCGACGGCAACATCGGCCTTAAGTTCAAGGAGATGAGCGGCCGCCTGCAGGTCGAGACGCGCGACATTCTGGCGCGCGACGTGCCGGCCGAGTCGCGCCTGGCGGCCGGCGAGTCGTCCGCCTTCCGCGGCAACGTGACCATTCCCGAGGGCGCGCGCGCCGGGCTGGTGTTCCTCAATATTCGCGACGGCTACGTGATCCAGGAGCTGCCGTTCGATATCGAGGTCAAGGAGTTTCGCATCCGCCGCTATCCCAACGGCGAGCCTTCCTCGTACGAAAGTGATCTCGTGATTCACGATCCGCAGCTCGACGAGCCGCTGCATCGCACCATCAAGGTCAATCACCCGCTGATCCACCGCGGCTACGCGATCTACCAGGCGAGTTTCGCCGATGGCGGCTCGCGCGTGGCGATGAACGTCGTGCCGCTCAGCGGCACGGGCGAGCCGGCGCCGATCGAGGGCCGCGTGGAGCGCGACCCCATTCCGCTGCAGACCAGTGCCGGCCAGGTGCGCGTGGAACTGGTCGACTTCCAGCCGCTGAACGTCTTCCCGGTGCAGGAAGGGCGCGGCATCCAGCGTGACTTCGTCGATTTCGGTCCGAGCGTGGTGTTCCGCCTGCGCGACGCGCGCGGCATGGCGCGCGAGTACCTCAACTATGTGAACCCGGTCGAGCAGGACGGACGCCTGTTCTTTTTGAGCGGCGTGCGCTCCGAGATCCCGGGCGATGAGTTCCGGTATCTGCACCTGCCGGTCGGCCCGGATGGCACCCTGGATCGCTTCCTCAGTTACCGGGCGCGCCTGGGCAACCCCGCCCAGGTGGCCGACATCGCCGAGCAGCATGCGCGCAGCACCATCGCCGCGGCCAACATGACCGACCTCAGCGTGCTGGACAACATCACCGCGTCCATGACGCGTCTGGTGGGCTTGTTCAACAGTGGCGGCTTCGATGCGGTGGTGAACTTCGTGCGCGAGACGGTGCCCGAGGAGCGTCACGAAGACGTAACCAACGCGTACTTCAAGGTGCTGGAGAGCATCCTGCAGGCGGTCTACCTCGACGTCCTCGACGACGAGGGCGTGGATCTGCGCGCGGGGGTGCCCGAGGCGGAGGCCTGGTTCTTCGAGGATGCGGTCAACGCCATCACCGCGCTGTCGCGTTATGGCGCCGATGTGTATATGCAAGTGACCGACTACGAGCACCGCGAGGCCACCGGCTTGCAGATCGCCAGGGCGCCCGGCCAAAATATCGTGTACTTTGGTAGCTTGATGCTGATCGTCGGCATCTTCCTGATGTTTTACGTGGCGCACCGGCGAGTCTGGCTATTGGTGCGCCGTCAGGGCGACGGCGAGGTCAGCGTCCTGCTGGCGGGCAGCGACAACCGTCACCAGCGGGAATTCGCCCGCGAGTTCGAGCGTCTGCGCCAGCGCGTGGACGCCCGGTTGACCGACTTGGTCGGACCGGCCGAAGAGACGACGCGCAACCCGGGTCAGCCTGCGCCGCACACGGCGCCGCGCACCCCGGAACGCACCGAGTAA
- the ccsB gene encoding c-type cytochrome biogenesis protein CcsB produces MSVPKDVIEQSLDTRSYFKRRNVWDWSWALLVMAATTTAYVLYGQYMGIYDVMILFGTGLGLVALGWYWKATRVLILASAVASLAAIGFYGDSLANAQQNFFLKYLLSNQAAVMWMSALFVMATGSYLLGLVARSDFALRVGSAMTWTAAGFGLIALLVRWRETYLAGPDMGYIPVSNLYEVFIQFAVVTALLYLHYERRFNNRTLGVFVLASISSMVAFILWYTFDRQAHEIEPLVPALRSWWMTIHVPANFIGYGTFTIAAMVGVAYLLKARAERVNPSGYLANRLPSREVMDDVMYKAIALGFAFFTIATVLGAMWAAEAWGGYWSWDPKETWALIVWLNYAAWLHLRLTKGWRGVPLAWWAIVGLFITLFAFIGVNMFLAGLHSYGEL; encoded by the coding sequence ATGTCTGTCCCCAAAGACGTTATCGAACAAAGCCTGGATACGCGTTCCTACTTCAAGCGCCGCAACGTCTGGGACTGGTCCTGGGCGCTGCTGGTGATGGCCGCGACCACCACCGCCTACGTCCTGTACGGCCAGTACATGGGCATCTACGACGTGATGATCCTGTTCGGCACCGGCCTCGGCCTGGTGGCCCTCGGCTGGTACTGGAAGGCGACCCGCGTCCTGATCCTGGCATCGGCCGTCGCGTCGCTGGCAGCGATTGGCTTCTATGGAGACAGCCTCGCCAACGCGCAACAGAACTTCTTCCTGAAGTACCTGCTTTCCAACCAAGCCGCCGTGATGTGGATGAGTGCGCTGTTCGTCATGGCTACCGGGAGCTACCTGCTGGGCCTTGTCGCGCGTTCGGACTTCGCGCTGCGGGTCGGCTCGGCGATGACCTGGACCGCCGCCGGCTTCGGGCTCATCGCGCTGCTGGTACGCTGGCGCGAGACCTACCTCGCCGGGCCCGACATGGGCTATATCCCGGTCAGCAACCTCTACGAGGTGTTCATCCAGTTCGCGGTGGTCACCGCGCTGCTGTACCTGCATTACGAACGCCGCTTCAATAACCGCACGCTGGGCGTGTTCGTGCTGGCCTCCATCAGCTCCATGGTGGCCTTCATCCTGTGGTACACCTTCGACCGGCAGGCGCACGAAATCGAGCCGCTGGTGCCGGCGCTGCGCAGCTGGTGGATGACCATCCACGTGCCGGCCAACTTCATCGGCTACGGCACCTTCACCATCGCCGCCATGGTGGGCGTGGCCTATCTGCTGAAGGCGCGCGCCGAGCGGGTGAACCCGAGCGGCTACCTCGCCAACCGGCTGCCGAGCCGCGAGGTGATGGACGACGTGATGTACAAGGCCATTGCGCTGGGCTTCGCGTTCTTCACCATCGCGACGGTGCTGGGCGCCATGTGGGCGGCCGAGGCCTGGGGCGGTTACTGGTCCTGGGATCCGAAGGAGACCTGGGCGCTGATCGTGTGGCTGAACTACGCCGCGTGGCTGCATCTGCGGCTCACCAAGGGCTGGCGGGGCGTGCCGCTCGCCTGGTGGGCGATCGTCGGCCTGTTCATCACCTTGTTCGCGTTCATCGGCGTGAACATGTTCCTGGCCGGCCTGCATTCCTACGGCGAGTTGTAA
- a CDS encoding thiol:disulfide interchange protein DsbA/DsbL encodes MKCTRLWAFALVFALSWVGVAQAVDEGIDYRRLSPAQPTDVPAGHVEVIELFWYGCPHCDTLEPKLQRWKADLPEDVTFRAVPAVLNPNWVLHAQAYYTAEVLGVLDRIHQPMYDAIHRERRALNSREALRNFFAEHGVEPAQFDQTFNSFAVQTRVRRADALGRRYGATSVPSMVVNGKYYTDGAMAGGQDRMLEVVNALVEQERAQARAAQQ; translated from the coding sequence ATGAAGTGCACTAGACTGTGGGCGTTTGCGCTCGTCTTCGCCCTGTCCTGGGTGGGCGTGGCGCAGGCGGTGGACGAAGGGATCGACTACCGGCGCCTGTCCCCGGCGCAGCCCACGGACGTACCAGCCGGACATGTCGAAGTGATCGAGTTGTTCTGGTACGGCTGCCCGCACTGCGACACGCTCGAGCCTAAACTTCAGCGGTGGAAGGCCGATCTACCGGAAGACGTCACCTTCCGCGCCGTGCCGGCGGTGCTCAACCCGAACTGGGTGTTGCACGCGCAGGCGTACTACACCGCGGAGGTGCTGGGTGTGCTGGACCGCATCCATCAGCCGATGTACGACGCGATTCACCGCGAGCGCCGCGCGCTCAACTCGCGGGAGGCGCTGCGCAACTTCTTCGCCGAGCACGGCGTCGAGCCGGCCCAGTTCGACCAGACCTTCAATTCGTTCGCCGTGCAGACGCGGGTGCGTCGCGCCGACGCTCTCGGCCGACGCTACGGTGCGACGAGCGTCCCGTCGATGGTCGTGAACGGCAAGTACTATACGGATGGCGCCATGGCCGGCGGCCAGGACCGCATGCTCGAAGTGGTGAACGCGCTGGTGGAGCAGGAGCGGGCGCAGGCGCGTGCCGCGCAACAGTAG
- a CDS encoding acetolactate synthase large subunit: MKAAELFVRCLENEGVEYIFGLPGEENIDVLDALIDSPIQFVTVRHEQGAAFMADVYGRLTGRAGVCMSTLGPGATNLITGVADANMDHAPLVAIAGQASTQRLHKESHQVLDLEEMFRLVTKYSSRILTPDIIPEVVRKAFKLAQTEKTGACFIEFPENLAALTVNEQPLVRQQPTPPEPAAERVEAAAQLISQAKYPIILAGNGVVRAGAWRQLAAFAERLNIPLANTFMAKGVIPFKHPMALGSAGLQAKDFVSCGFDRADVIICVGYDLVEYHPKAWHPTRDRKIVHIDSTPAEVDAHYMVEVGVVGDIKHSLLRLADLATPHQGHTLRPLREALIREMDAHKDDALMPVKPQKIIWDLRTAMDLEDVVVCDVGAHKMWMARMFRCEFPNTCIISNGFASMGIAVPGAIAAKLALPDRAVVAVTGDAGFLMNVQELEVAVRLKLPIVVLIWNDGGYGLIEWKQMTRFGRAAHVDFTNPDFIKLAESFGAKGRRIERVEDLLPTLKEALADDAVTIIDCPVDYRENLKLTSSLGDMICPI, from the coding sequence ATGAAGGCAGCCGAGCTGTTCGTCAGGTGTCTTGAAAACGAAGGTGTGGAGTACATCTTCGGCCTGCCGGGCGAAGAGAATATCGACGTCCTCGACGCGCTGATCGATTCCCCTATCCAATTCGTCACCGTGCGCCACGAGCAGGGCGCCGCCTTCATGGCCGACGTCTACGGCCGCCTCACCGGCCGCGCCGGGGTGTGCATGTCCACCCTCGGCCCCGGCGCCACCAACCTCATCACCGGCGTGGCCGATGCCAACATGGACCACGCCCCGCTGGTCGCCATCGCCGGCCAGGCCAGCACCCAGCGCCTGCACAAGGAATCGCACCAGGTGCTGGACCTGGAGGAGATGTTCCGCCTCGTCACCAAGTACTCCTCGCGCATCCTGACCCCGGACATCATCCCCGAGGTGGTGCGCAAGGCCTTCAAGCTCGCCCAGACCGAGAAGACCGGTGCCTGCTTCATCGAGTTTCCGGAAAACCTCGCCGCGCTTACCGTCAACGAGCAGCCGCTGGTGCGGCAGCAACCCACGCCGCCCGAGCCCGCCGCCGAGCGCGTGGAGGCCGCGGCGCAGCTGATCTCCCAGGCCAAGTACCCGATCATCCTGGCGGGCAACGGCGTGGTGCGCGCCGGCGCATGGCGCCAGCTCGCGGCCTTTGCCGAGCGGCTCAACATCCCGCTGGCCAACACCTTCATGGCCAAAGGGGTGATTCCCTTCAAGCACCCGATGGCGCTCGGCAGCGCCGGCCTGCAGGCCAAGGACTTCGTCAGCTGCGGCTTCGACCGCGCCGACGTGATCATCTGCGTGGGTTATGACCTGGTCGAATATCACCCCAAGGCCTGGCACCCGACGCGCGACCGCAAGATCGTGCACATCGACTCCACGCCGGCCGAGGTCGACGCGCATTACATGGTCGAGGTCGGCGTGGTGGGCGACATCAAGCACAGCCTGCTGCGCCTGGCGGATTTGGCCACGCCGCATCAAGGTCATACCCTGCGACCGCTGCGCGAGGCGCTGATCCGCGAGATGGACGCCCACAAGGACGACGCCCTCATGCCGGTCAAGCCGCAGAAGATCATCTGGGACTTGCGCACGGCCATGGATCTCGAGGACGTCGTAGTGTGTGACGTGGGCGCGCACAAGATGTGGATGGCGCGGATGTTCCGCTGCGAGTTCCCGAACACCTGCATCATCTCCAACGGCTTCGCCAGCATGGGGATCGCGGTGCCGGGCGCGATCGCGGCCAAGCTCGCGCTGCCCGACCGTGCGGTGGTGGCGGTAACGGGCGACGCCGGATTCCTGATGAACGTGCAGGAGCTCGAGGTGGCGGTGCGCTTGAAGTTGCCCATCGTCGTCCTCATTTGGAACGACGGCGGTTACGGCCTGATCGAATGGAAGCAGATGACGCGCTTCGGCCGGGCCGCCCACGTGGACTTCACCAACCCCGATTTCATCAAGTTGGCGGAGTCCTTCGGGGCCAAGGGACGACGCATCGAACGCGTGGAGGACCTGCTGCCGACCCTCAAGGAGGCGCTGGCCGATGACGCGGTGACCATCATCGACTGCCCGGTGGACTACCGCGAGAACCTCAAGCTCACCAGTTCGCTGGGAGACATGATCTGTCCGATATAG
- a CDS encoding endonuclease/exonuclease/phosphatase family protein — protein MSQDAGPIEQRLPSPGAGQRLRLLSYNVQVGIATARAHEYLTASWKHVLPHSERLRNLDRTADILGDFDIVGLQELDAGSLRSGFINLTEYLALRAGFPYWHHQVNRRLGKLAQHANGLLSRYKPTEIVEYSLPGFIKGRGAIMASYGPRENPLVLFFIHLALSQRARANQLAFISELVNEHKHVALMGDLNCTPRAREMDILFKRTHLVEPLPELHTFPSWCPIRNIDHILVSPELEVREARVLNHICSDHLPISTEIVLPPDLILPEYVYDSLEDESPL, from the coding sequence ATGAGCCAAGACGCAGGCCCCATCGAGCAGCGACTGCCGAGCCCTGGCGCAGGCCAGCGCCTGCGTCTGTTGAGCTATAACGTGCAGGTCGGCATCGCCACCGCGCGCGCACACGAGTACCTCACCGCGAGCTGGAAGCACGTGCTGCCGCACTCCGAGCGGCTGCGCAATCTCGATCGCACCGCCGACATCCTGGGCGACTTCGACATCGTCGGCCTGCAGGAGCTGGACGCGGGCAGCCTGCGCAGCGGGTTCATCAACCTCACCGAGTACCTCGCGCTGCGCGCCGGCTTCCCCTACTGGCACCACCAGGTAAACCGCCGGCTCGGCAAGCTCGCCCAGCACGCCAACGGCCTGCTGTCGCGCTACAAGCCCACCGAGATCGTGGAGTACAGCCTGCCCGGGTTCATCAAGGGCCGCGGCGCGATCATGGCGAGTTACGGCCCGCGCGAGAACCCGCTGGTGCTGTTCTTCATTCACCTCGCGCTCAGCCAGCGGGCCCGCGCCAACCAGCTCGCCTTCATCAGCGAACTAGTGAACGAACACAAGCACGTCGCGTTGATGGGCGACCTCAACTGCACGCCCCGCGCGCGGGAGATGGACATCCTGTTCAAGCGCACCCACCTCGTCGAGCCGCTGCCGGAGCTGCACACCTTCCCGAGCTGGTGCCCGATCCGCAACATCGACCACATCCTCGTCTCGCCCGAGCTCGAGGTGCGCGAGGCACGGGTCTTGAACCACATCTGTTCGGACCATCTGCCGATCTCGACCGAGATCGTGCTCCCGCCCGACCTGATCCTCCCCGAGTACGTCTACGACAGCCTGGAGGACGAGTCCCCGCTGTAG